A genomic segment from Nitrospira lenta encodes:
- a CDS encoding 2-dehydropantoate 2-reductase — MKNILMVGAGSVGGFFGAHLAKNNPNVSFLLRPKTLAAVKQDGLTIRSASGTFTVRPQAASDVRDLPKPDLIILGVKAFDLDEVMMQIEPVLTDKTVILTLQNGIDTEDRIIARTTRDCVVGGVAFIYSKIAAPGVIDHYKKGAVAIGELMGHESDRLLKIKDLFTAAGIPCHLSKDIRRSKWEKMCWNCVFNPITVLIDDKVAKALDHPEMMRVIHQIVDEVAAVSAAVKVPLPADMAERVVKATQEIRDIHTSMYDDWKAGRQTEIGYLNGYIVQKGRELGIPTPVNEAMTAMIKTITEQDKKGAGVVRIDGAVVQAVSLDRATLRQLPAEHHVEDVSTVMPGMQGRAIKVKGLLDVPALAIEADHVTFHSLDGKYAATLTLQQARDFGLLLYELNGEPLPDGKGGPYRLITPGLDDLCANVKGVGRIEVRVGNGKDTRPPAEERTQC, encoded by the coding sequence ATGAAGAATATTCTGATGGTCGGGGCCGGGTCTGTGGGCGGGTTTTTCGGCGCGCATCTCGCCAAAAACAATCCGAATGTGTCGTTTCTGCTCAGGCCCAAGACGCTGGCGGCGGTGAAGCAGGACGGATTGACGATTCGCAGTGCGAGCGGGACGTTCACCGTTCGCCCGCAGGCGGCATCGGATGTCCGGGATCTGCCGAAACCGGATCTGATTATTCTGGGCGTGAAGGCGTTCGACCTCGACGAGGTTATGATGCAGATCGAGCCGGTACTCACGGATAAAACTGTCATCCTTACCTTGCAAAACGGCATCGATACCGAAGACCGGATTATCGCACGCACCACACGGGACTGTGTCGTTGGCGGTGTGGCGTTCATCTATTCGAAAATTGCCGCGCCTGGGGTGATCGACCACTATAAAAAAGGAGCGGTGGCGATCGGCGAATTGATGGGGCATGAGAGTGATCGCCTGCTCAAGATCAAGGATCTGTTCACGGCGGCTGGTATTCCCTGCCATCTCTCGAAAGATATCCGCCGGAGTAAGTGGGAGAAGATGTGTTGGAACTGTGTCTTCAATCCGATCACCGTCTTGATCGACGACAAGGTGGCCAAGGCGTTGGATCACCCGGAGATGATGCGGGTGATTCATCAGATCGTCGATGAAGTCGCAGCGGTCTCGGCGGCGGTTAAGGTGCCGCTTCCGGCGGATATGGCGGAGCGGGTCGTCAAGGCGACGCAGGAGATTCGGGATATCCATACGTCGATGTACGATGATTGGAAGGCGGGCCGGCAGACGGAAATTGGGTATTTGAACGGCTACATTGTTCAGAAAGGACGCGAGTTGGGTATTCCGACTCCCGTGAATGAGGCGATGACGGCGATGATTAAGACGATTACCGAGCAGGACAAGAAGGGGGCAGGAGTCGTGCGAATCGATGGGGCGGTGGTGCAGGCGGTTTCACTTGATCGTGCGACCCTCCGGCAACTTCCGGCGGAGCATCATGTCGAGGACGTTAGTACCGTCATGCCGGGAATGCAGGGGCGGGCGATCAAGGTGAAGGGCTTGCTCGATGTACCGGCGCTGGCGATCGAGGCCGATCATGTGACGTTTCATTCGCTCGACGGCAAGTATGCCGCCACGCTCACGCTGCAGCAGGCGAGGGATTTCGGCCTCCTGCTCTATGAACTCAACGGCGAGCCGCTACCCGATGGAAAGGGTGGACCCTATCGCTTGATTACGCCGGGACTCGACGACCTCTGCGCCAACGTGAAAGGCGTGGGTCGGATCGAGGTGCGCGTCGGGAACGGGAAGGATACGAGGCCGCCAGCTGAGGAACGAACGCAGTGTTAG
- a CDS encoding DUF2779 domain-containing protein, with protein sequence MVEKIIDLPQDEIRKTPRLSKSKYISGLQCHKRLYLDIYQPYLATLPDAGTQAILDMGTDVGELARRRFPGGHLVAAGYRKTEAALAQTATLMADESVPAIFEAALMADGVLVRVDILERVRTEDGAPAAWRLIEVKSSTKVKDVHLDDLALQRHVLVGAGLNIVSCHLMRINTAYTYAGGEVDLNELFAIEELSSIVLERQVTVPDRISAMKAMLLASTAPVIDPDRHCFTPYECPFWAHCTSQKPARWIFHLPGAKQIASQLAEQGIVTIDAIPDGTKLSAVQRKVKENVEWMSEKLEAALKTVRLPVHHLDFETVMLAVPRFAGTRPYQALPVQWSNHIEQDSGELVHHEFLHTEGTDPRKSLAESLLNSLGSKGSICVYSSYEQSVIEQLAEFLPEQRTALKALVKRIWDLHPIVKEHYYHPEFGGSFSLKEVLPALVPSLRYDDLTIREGGQAASEYYKMVFVETDWIERAKIQEALLAYCKRDTLAMVELRRVLGEKAKGQARI encoded by the coding sequence ATGGTGGAAAAAATAATAGATCTTCCGCAAGACGAGATTCGAAAAACGCCTCGTTTATCGAAGTCCAAATATATCTCCGGTCTCCAGTGCCATAAGCGCCTGTATCTGGACATCTACCAGCCCTATCTTGCAACGCTCCCTGATGCGGGGACTCAGGCGATTCTGGACATGGGGACGGACGTCGGTGAGTTGGCCCGGCGCCGTTTTCCCGGTGGTCATCTGGTGGCGGCCGGGTATCGCAAGACCGAGGCGGCGCTGGCTCAAACCGCGACGCTGATGGCCGACGAGTCCGTGCCGGCGATTTTCGAAGCGGCGTTGATGGCCGATGGCGTGCTCGTCCGTGTGGATATTCTGGAGCGGGTACGAACAGAAGATGGAGCCCCGGCAGCGTGGCGGTTGATCGAGGTGAAATCGTCCACCAAAGTGAAGGATGTGCACCTGGACGATCTGGCGCTGCAGCGCCATGTGCTGGTGGGGGCTGGGCTGAACATCGTCAGCTGTCATCTCATGCGTATCAATACCGCCTATACCTATGCCGGCGGCGAGGTTGATCTGAACGAACTGTTTGCAATTGAGGAGCTTTCTTCAATTGTGCTGGAACGGCAGGTGACCGTGCCGGACCGGATAAGCGCGATGAAGGCGATGTTACTCGCATCGACCGCTCCCGTGATCGACCCGGATCGCCATTGTTTCACGCCGTATGAATGTCCTTTCTGGGCGCATTGCACAAGTCAGAAGCCTGCACGGTGGATCTTTCATCTGCCCGGCGCCAAGCAGATTGCCAGCCAACTGGCTGAGCAGGGTATCGTGACCATCGATGCGATTCCCGATGGCACAAAGCTGTCGGCGGTTCAGCGGAAAGTTAAAGAGAATGTAGAGTGGATGTCCGAGAAATTGGAGGCCGCACTCAAGACCGTACGGCTTCCCGTTCATCATCTTGATTTTGAAACCGTCATGCTGGCCGTGCCGCGGTTTGCCGGGACTCGTCCGTATCAAGCGCTGCCGGTGCAATGGTCGAATCACATCGAGCAGGATTCCGGCGAGCTTGTGCATCACGAGTTTCTGCACACAGAAGGGACCGATCCGCGCAAGTCATTGGCCGAGTCTCTCCTGAATTCCCTGGGAAGCAAGGGGAGCATCTGTGTCTACTCTTCGTATGAACAGTCTGTGATCGAGCAGCTGGCTGAGTTTCTTCCTGAACAACGAACCGCGCTCAAGGCATTGGTGAAACGGATTTGGGATCTGCACCCGATTGTCAAAGAACATTATTATCATCCCGAGTTCGGCGGTTCCTTTTCGCTGAAAGAAGTGCTGCCGGCACTGGTTCCCTCGTTGCGGTATGACGATCTCACTATCCGAGAAGGCGGGCAGGCTGCGTCTGAATACTACAAGATGGTGTTCGTTGAGACGGACTGGATCGAGCGGGCAAAGATTCAGGAGGCGCTGTTGGCCTACTGCAAGCGCGACACGCTGGCGATGGTCGAATTACGGCGGGTCTTAGGGGAGAAGGCGAAGGGACAGGCGAGGATTTAA
- a CDS encoding SIR2 family NAD-dependent protein deacylase yields the protein MSQHLLHEAHTRIVSAQAITILTGAGISADSGVPTFRGADGLWRNFRAEELATPEAFEQDPLLVWEWYNWRRELIVTKQPNDAHHAVAALESRVNDFWLITQNVDGLHRTAGSTKLSEIHGNIWMVRCMACGAVTENHQVPLPLLPHCGQCGGLLRPHIVWFGESLQEEDLARCAKQLQICDVLLVIGTSGVVYPAAGFASIAKEAGAYVIEVNLDPTPQSDLVDIALHGRAKELVPLLLQASE from the coding sequence ATGAGCCAGCACCTTTTGCATGAAGCGCATACTCGCATAGTCTCAGCCCAAGCCATCACCATCTTGACCGGCGCCGGCATCTCTGCGGACAGTGGCGTCCCGACATTTCGTGGGGCCGATGGGCTATGGCGTAATTTTCGAGCGGAAGAACTGGCGACCCCGGAGGCATTTGAGCAGGACCCTCTATTGGTCTGGGAATGGTACAACTGGCGACGAGAACTTATTGTCACGAAACAGCCTAACGACGCCCATCACGCTGTCGCAGCATTGGAGTCGCGCGTCAACGATTTCTGGCTCATCACACAAAACGTGGACGGACTACACCGCACGGCCGGCTCTACCAAGCTGTCGGAGATTCACGGCAACATCTGGATGGTGCGCTGCATGGCATGCGGCGCCGTTACGGAAAACCACCAGGTTCCGCTGCCGCTCCTGCCCCATTGCGGACAGTGCGGAGGGCTGTTGCGTCCTCATATCGTCTGGTTCGGTGAATCCTTACAGGAGGAGGATCTTGCCCGCTGCGCAAAACAGTTGCAGATCTGTGACGTACTGCTCGTGATCGGCACCTCCGGCGTGGTATATCCGGCGGCGGGGTTTGCTTCGATCGCGAAAGAGGCCGGTGCCTATGTGATTGAAGTGAATCTCGATCCGACGCCGCAATCCGATCTCGTCGACATCGCACTGCACGGACGCGCAAAGGAACTCGTACCGCTTTTGTTACAGGCGAGTGAGTAA
- a CDS encoding MATE family efflux transporter: protein MASRIADIRKSVLTLALPVTVSSLLQRTEGIVAVFLVGGLGVIPIAAVGLGQLLAFIATTLVSGLSVGSNVIIAQLWGAKRQRDAGEAARHFLGISLAVSLVLATLGMTLNHVAMDLLGAEPGVIALAIPYSTIIFLVIPFTVLLQVLSSILQGTGDTRTPMYAMILVNLLHIGIAYPLVYGYWGLPALGVKGAAIAVGIAEAIGVAFLWRRSRPILHSSTHIRLDLIRTMWHVGAPVSGERIVQQAGILIYTKLVLLYGTVSYAAHQVGLSIESLSFLPGYGFAIAAATMVGQSIGAGKYTRAKLENWEANRLAIVIMASMGVVFFFFPYLLLRAFTTDDAVIELGTVFLKIVAVLQIPLALTMVIAGSLRGAGDTRFIMGATMVGMWGVRVPMALIVALWLHLSVFYVWMAMIADWTVRMALLLWRYRSERWKTIRVIKTARTV, encoded by the coding sequence ATGGCCTCCCGCATCGCAGACATCCGCAAATCCGTGCTTACCCTGGCCCTGCCGGTCACTGTCAGCAGTCTCCTTCAACGAACCGAAGGCATCGTCGCGGTCTTTTTGGTTGGGGGACTCGGCGTCATTCCCATTGCCGCCGTCGGCCTGGGACAGCTCCTGGCGTTCATCGCCACTACCCTGGTCTCAGGTCTCTCAGTAGGATCGAATGTCATCATCGCCCAGCTCTGGGGAGCCAAACGGCAACGGGATGCCGGAGAAGCCGCCCGGCACTTTCTCGGAATTTCCCTTGCCGTCTCGCTGGTGCTGGCGACGCTGGGCATGACGCTGAATCACGTTGCGATGGACTTGCTGGGAGCTGAGCCCGGCGTCATTGCGCTCGCGATTCCCTATTCAACGATCATCTTTCTGGTGATTCCCTTCACCGTGCTGCTTCAGGTTTTGTCCTCAATCCTACAGGGTACCGGTGATACACGCACGCCGATGTACGCCATGATCCTGGTGAACTTGCTGCACATCGGAATTGCCTACCCCCTCGTCTATGGGTATTGGGGCCTGCCCGCACTGGGTGTCAAAGGAGCCGCGATTGCCGTGGGGATCGCCGAAGCCATCGGCGTGGCCTTTCTCTGGCGGCGCAGCCGTCCCATATTGCACTCGTCCACGCACATCCGGCTGGATCTCATTCGAACCATGTGGCATGTCGGTGCGCCGGTCTCAGGCGAGCGGATCGTGCAGCAGGCGGGCATCCTCATCTATACGAAACTCGTGCTCCTCTACGGCACCGTGTCTTACGCAGCCCATCAGGTGGGACTCTCCATCGAGTCGCTGTCGTTTTTGCCAGGCTATGGCTTTGCCATCGCCGCCGCGACGATGGTCGGCCAGAGCATCGGCGCCGGCAAATACACCAGAGCGAAGCTAGAGAACTGGGAAGCCAACCGCCTCGCGATCGTCATCATGGCCAGCATGGGCGTCGTGTTTTTCTTTTTCCCCTATCTGCTCTTGCGCGCCTTTACCACCGATGACGCCGTCATCGAGCTCGGCACGGTGTTTCTCAAAATTGTCGCCGTCCTGCAGATCCCGCTCGCGCTCACGATGGTAATCGCGGGATCGCTGCGCGGAGCGGGAGATACCCGATTCATCATGGGTGCAACGATGGTGGGCATGTGGGGCGTGCGTGTGCCGATGGCGTTGATTGTCGCCCTCTGGCTGCACCTCTCGGTGTTCTATGTCTGGATGGCGATGATCGCGGACTGGACCGTGAGAATGGCGTTGCTGCTCTGGCGCTACCGATCGGAACGGTGGAAAACGATTCGCGTCATCAAAACAGCGCGCACGGTATGA
- a CDS encoding HAD-IA family hydrolase, which translates to MASYQVIFFDAAQTLFHINGSVAEIYLQYAVRHGFRQTPTSLASITQAFSRAFKDASPPVFAPTEPAALKQSERLWWFDIVHNVFYRVGMFEGFDEFFEEVFQVFGDPKTWKLYPETEVVLRQLKAQGLELGIISNFDSRLFPVLRGLGIEQFFDTITISSLSQAAKPAPKIFNLALEKHAVDPGDAVHVGDSLKEDVEGATKAGLTSVLIDRSEAEVAPGIHRIRSLEQLQPLLTRL; encoded by the coding sequence ATGGCCTCGTACCAAGTCATTTTTTTTGATGCAGCACAGACATTGTTTCACATCAATGGATCGGTCGCCGAGATCTATTTGCAGTATGCCGTGCGCCACGGGTTTCGGCAGACCCCGACCTCGCTGGCGTCCATCACGCAGGCCTTCAGCCGGGCCTTCAAGGATGCTTCGCCGCCGGTCTTTGCCCCGACGGAGCCGGCTGCCTTGAAGCAAAGTGAGCGGCTCTGGTGGTTTGATATCGTCCATAATGTGTTTTATCGAGTGGGAATGTTCGAAGGGTTTGACGAATTCTTCGAGGAAGTCTTTCAAGTATTCGGAGATCCGAAAACCTGGAAGCTTTACCCCGAGACCGAAGTGGTGCTGCGTCAGCTCAAGGCACAAGGATTGGAATTGGGGATTATCTCAAACTTCGACTCGCGACTCTTTCCGGTGTTGCGGGGGCTGGGTATTGAACAGTTTTTCGACACGATCACGATTTCCAGTTTGTCTCAGGCGGCGAAACCTGCTCCGAAAATATTCAACCTTGCCCTGGAGAAGCATGCCGTCGATCCCGGAGATGCGGTACATGTCGGGGACAGTTTGAAAGAAGATGTGGAAGGCGCGACGAAGGCTGGACTCACGAGTGTACTGATCGACCGGTCAGAGGCAGAGGTCGCGCCGGGGATTCATCGCATCCGGTCTCTTGAACAACTCCAACCGTTACTCACTCGCCTGTAA